The genomic region CTCACCATAGTTCCAGTCACCAACGACAACCCACTTAATacccttggccttgtagTCACGGGCGACAGCAGGGACAGCACCCCACTCACCATTGGTGacgttcttgatcttgttggccTCGCCGTTGGCCTCGTTGATGGCACCAATCAACATATTGTTGGagatgttgtcaagatgaCCACGGTACTTCAACCAGGGACCGGCCATGGAGATGTGATCAGTGGTGgtcttgcccttggccttgataaGGATAGGGATGTCCTTAGCATCCTTGCCATCCCAAGGCTGGAAAGGAGTCAAGATCTGGAGGCGATCGGAGGTAGGGGCGACATCAACAGTGACGCTGGCACGGTCACTGGGAGGAGCCTGGTAGGTGTCCTGACCAGGGTCGTAGCCCTTGCTGGGGAGACCATCGCCGGTGGGAGGGGCAAGCTTGAACTCCTTGCcgtccttgtccttcagGCTATCGGTAAGAGGGTTGAAGTGGAGGGAGCCGGCAATCGTCATGGCGACGACCAGATCGGGAGAGGCGACGAAAGAGTGAGTGGCGGGGTTGCCGTCGTTTCGGCCAGTGAAGTTACGGTTGTAAGAAGAGATGATAGAGTTGGCCTCACCCTTCTTGACGTCGCGTCGGTCCCATTGACCAATGCAAGGACCGCAGGCGTTGGCAAGGACGATACCGCCGAACTCCTCGAAGGTCTGGAGCTGACCATCGCGCTCGATGGTGGCGCGAATCTGCTCAGAACCGGGGGTGACAGTGAAAGCggacttggccttgatgccgTGGTTGAGGGCATCACGGGCAATGGAAGCAGCACGGGTCATGTCCTCGTAAGAGGAGTTGGTGCAAGATCCGATAAGACcgaccttgagctcctcggGCCAGCCGttctccttgacagcctggCTGAACTTGGAGATGGGAGTACCCAGATCAGGAGTGAAAGGACCGTTGATGTGAGGCTCGAGCTCGGAGAGGTTGATCTCGATGAGCTGGTCGTACTCGGCACCCTCGTCAGGCTTGAGGCCGTGGGCGTACTGGCGGGCGAAGTCACCGATCTCCTTTCGCTTGGTGGCGGCGAGGTAGTCGTACATGCGGTCGTTGAAGGGGAAGACGGAGGTGGTGGCACCGATTTCAGCACCCTGGAGAATATCAGCCAATAATCCTGTTCATCGAGGATCAAGAGTCACTTACCATGTTGCAAATGGTGGCCATACCGGTACAAGAAATAGCGTCGGTGCCAGGACCGTGGTACTCGACAATAGCACCAGTACCACCCTTGACAGTAAGGATATCGGCAACCTTCAGAATAATATCTGAAGATGTGTCAGCTAAGTCAGGAAGAAAAGTGAGAGGTTATCCTTACCCTTAGGAGCAGTCCAGCCGTTAAGCTGACCAGTGAGCTTGACACCAATAACGTTAGGGGCCTTGAGCTCCCAGGGGAGGTCGGCCAtgacatcaacagcatcagcacCACCGACACCAATGGTGGCCATACCGAGACCACCACCGTTGACAGTATGAGAATCAGTACCGATAAGAAGACCACCAGGGAAGCAGTAGTTCTCGAGGAGGATCTGGTGAATAATACCAGAGCCGGGCTTCCAGAAACCGATATCGTACTTGGCACAAGCAGTAGAAAGGAAGTTGTAGACCTCCTTGTTAATGTCAATAGCGCGGGCAAGATCCTTGGCACCACCAACTTGCGCCTCGATCAAGTGATCGCAGTGGACAGTAGTGGGGTTGGCAACCTTATCCATGCCAGCAGACATGAACTGAAGGATAGCCATCTGAGCGGTGGCATCCTGGCAAGCAACACGGTCAGGTCGCAGCTTGAGGTAGCTCTTGCCACGCTGGatgtcttggccatgagGGTCGTCCAAGTGAGAGTAGAGGATCTTCTCAGCGTATGCCAGAGGTCGGTTCAGACGAGCACGAACGATGTCGAGGTTCTCGGACATCTTCTTGTAGTTGATGTAGTTACCCTCCTCCCAGTTATTCTGTCGGACCTGTACAGCGAGGCATATTAGCACAATTGTGCCCGAATCTCATGTCTTGCATCTTCCTGAGTCCATAACCAGGGCTTCATATCCTCTCGTTTCCATTGAGCTATAAGTAGCGCAGTTCAAGCCTCGGCATTGCCGGTGGATTGGCAGCCGAAATGGCCCATGCGCCGAGGGGATTGGCGTCTGGATGGTAGTGCAAAGAGGAAGTGATGAAGCCTCGTGTCATGGGATCAAGAGACAACAATGCAATCGGTTTGAGGCTTACCTTCTTGTCCAGAGGGCTATCTGAGACTGTGGCCATCCGGCGGAAGCCAGAGGCAGCACCAGCAAGGGCGCGGCTCCGGGACATGTTGCCCAGGACCTGGCGTGTAGCAAGCATTGCGACTACGGTGCTATGAGGGGGCTGTCATTAGCAAAGAGTGATTAACCACGACTGTTGGGTACTGTAATTGACTTACGACCCAATATCGGTCGATGAGTGACTCGATTATGCTTGAAGGGTGATTGCGAATGTTCAactgaagaagttgaagcttTTCGGGTGGGTTGAAGGAAGAAGGTGGGGGAATGTGCTGCCGAGCAGGTAAGGATTTTATGCTCTTCAGCCGGTCATGTGTTTATCTGGGTTAATGCAGCAATTGGGTTCTATAATTTAGCTCAAGCAAGAAACGGACGTAAAGTTTATGTATTTTTTTGGTTTTAAATTCTTATCAAATATTGTAGAGGTTTCAAAGGACATCATCTCATTGTAATAAAGTCTTGTTCTACATCTTGTCATGTCAACACCGTTTCCATCTCATACATAGTAatattcatcttcttccacagGAGCCACGATTTgattctctttttttcctctGGTTGCGAGGCAGTTGCTGTTACCTCGGTCTTGCGGGCACCCGTTACGGCGTGAGCCCCCGGACCATGATGTAATTTCCGCACCGTGGGCCCCGAAACGGTCTAGGCGTCCATCACGCCCCGGAACCTCACAATCAATGACAAAAGATGCTCTCTGGTTGGCCAAAACTCTGACTCGCTTCACAGGGTTTAATCGCTACAGTTCCTCGGGCCAGCGGCTTTACCTTCGGTCGCCGCTGAACGGACATATCCCTTCGCACATGCGATCCTCCGAGGTCATGATGCTCGGTCACCGATCTTTTTTGGCTTCAAACACTGTTTTTTCGGAATTCAATTTTCATCCGCGAGCGGTTGAGGGAATTTGGGGTAGCCCTTGAACGAGGGGGAATGTGAAGCTTTGCACCAAACCCCAACCCCCTATGCCCTTGTATGCACACCCCAATTGTGGTTCTGCCAAATGTCATGCCGCAGACCGCCCTGCTCATATGTATTATCCAATGATAACTGAGGCGATTATAATCTTCATATCCGTTCTTGGAACCGATTGTAGGCTCTTGTCCACCTCTAAGCCGCATTATGAACGCCCTGTGTCGTAACCCACAGTACTGATGGAGCACTTGGAGCCGATCAACACAGTCGCATATTCTAGTACAGCGCAGACGGCTAAGCAAACGCCCATCTAACCGTGCAAgcgtccttcttc from Fusarium fujikuroi IMI 58289 draft genome, chromosome FFUJ_chr04 harbors:
- a CDS encoding probable aconitase gives rise to the protein MLATRQVLGNMSRSRALAGAASGFRRMATVSDSPLDKKVRQNNWEEGNYINYKKMSENLDIVRARLNRPLAYAEKILYSHLDDPHGQDIQRGKSYLKLRPDRVACQDATAQMAILQFMSAGMDKVANPTTVHCDHLIEAQVGGAKDLARAIDINKEVYNFLSTACAKYDIGFWKPGSGIIHQILLENYCFPGGLLIGTDSHTVNGGGLGMATIGVGGADAVDVMADLPWELKAPNVIGVKLTGQLNGWTAPKDIILKVADILTVKGGTGAIVEYHGPGTDAISCTGMATICNMGAEIGATTSVFPFNDRMYDYLAATKRKEIGDFARQYAHGLKPDEGAEYDQLIEINLSELEPHINGPFTPDLGTPISKFSQAVKENGWPEELKVGLIGSCTNSSYEDMTRAASIARDALNHGIKAKSAFTVTPGSEQIRATIERDGQLQTFEEFGGIVLANACGPCIGQWDRRDVKKGEANSIISSYNRNFTGRNDGNPATHSFVASPDLVVAMTIAGSLHFNPLTDSLKDKDGKEFKLAPPTGDGLPSKGYDPGQDTYQAPPSDRASVTVDVAPTSDRLQILTPFQPWDGKDAKDIPILIKAKGKTTTDHISMAGPWLKYRGHLDNISNNMLIGAINEANGEANKIKNVTNGEWGAVPAVARDYKAKGIKWVVVGDWNYGEGSSREHAALEPRHLGGLAIITRSFARIHETNLKKQGMLPLTFTDPADYDKIRPDDKVDVLCTQLAVGKPLPLVVHPADGSPSFEIPLSHTFNEAQIEWFKNGSALNTMAKATKN